The genomic DNA aggctttttttttccagagagtGCTATGATTCTTGAATTCAAAGTAGAAATTGCATATTATTGGTTCCATTAAAAAGGGCTTCTTTtaagcaaaagcagcaacacttaattgaagaaaaagcttttaggGCATAAATGCATccattttatagcattttttaGGAGCTGATtatattgttttttctcttacagtttCACAATGATCCACTGGCAGCTGTAAGTGCTTGTTACGAAGGAGACACAGTCATCATCTGTCCTGGTCATTATGTCGTAGATGGCGTGTTCTGCATTGCTGATTCTGTTGAATTAGAAGGTAGGGGACTTGCTAGAATAATGGTCCTTAAAATAAAGTCTTTAACTTAGCTCTGCTTAAAGGTTTGTTATATTTTTGCAGAGTTTGGCtggagcatttatttttttttttctttgaactgtTCCTATTTCTGCTTGAGGAGCTGTGTCTATTTCAGGAAGGAGTAAGCCGTTTCATTACCCATGATCATTTCTGCAAATAAGTTTTAACTTTTGCTGATTAATGGCAAATTCGCTATTTCCTCCTAACTATTTGCCTGGATAGATCCTGGTTATATAAATACTAGAGGGGATCCAACAGCAACACAAGTgtgttgatttttaatttaataaacaCTAAAATCATTCTGGAGAGGTCTCAGTTTCTAAAGTATTTGGGAGAGgtccttgttttcctttgcttgtcTTGATCTGCCTCAGAGGCATAGTCAGACTCACTGTCAGGGTAGAACTggtaaatacagagaaaaagccAAGTGCTATTCAAACTTAGTTTATGACATTTGTTGCATGTCAGCTATGTGTGTGGGGGCTACTGATGTGGATCTGTGCATTATGTGAAGCACATATACAGAGAGTGCTATTGGCTTAATATGCCCTTTTATGCTGTAGAAGTGGATGCAGCATATAtgtttttctctcaaaatatttgtttgaaataCTTTTATCTTGCCTAGGATATGttgctttctcttcctcacAATTCTTGTTTCCTCAGCATAATGTCTCTCCTTTAGGTATGCATGCTGGTGCAGTGTAATGGTCTGTGTATCACTGGGGCTTGTGCAGCTGTTCAGATGCTTCTTCAGCTGCATTTCTTATCTTGTCAAAGCTGCATAATGGGGAAGGCTGGGAGTTTAATTTCCTGCTGTTCTggattgtatttttcttgtccttatttTATGAGTATCgttttctttcttgcccttctctTGTGTGTGCCTGGTTTGCATAGAAATGAATGCTGATGGACAATGCACCTGCAGGATAAAGGAGctcaaattgttttatttgtctTCAAAATGGCATTGTTCTAAAATTGTGAGGGGACAACTTCTTTTGTAGTTTTGAGGAAACGGGAATGCAAATGGTGAAATAGCACACCTATTAAAGGATGAGCTACTCTATTTTAAGGAGCAAGGCATATAACTGTATCTTTAGTACAAACCACTCTCTGGGTAATGAATATGTCAGGGTGTTTAATCTTCTTATATGGACTTCTGTTAGAAGTTTTTAtggcagcaacagcagctgaaaacatttgaagTAAGAGCATCAAGAAAAATTCTGCTGGTGCTAATCTGAATAGTTGGATgttttggtggctttttttgGGATGAAAGGGTGACTCATCAAAGAAATAATGTTGTTTTGCTTAGtagagattttatttcttttccagtcacTGTGCAAGCCAGTACTAAGGTTGAAAGTACGAGGATTAGTAAGTCAGGGATAAACAAAGACTTACAAGAACTAAGTAAAGTTAAAGCAGTAACAGATGCAGGAAGCCCTAGTCAGGATAACTTTAGCacttgacaaaaaaaatgtagcaaagGTACTGAAGAACTTTGCTCCACCTTGTTTAATAGTTTAAGCTGGAAAGGAACCTGTAGTATCAACCCATCCAAAACCCATGATCAGTGTTACTGGATGACAATTGCCTGTAGCTCCTGGGGAGTCCCTTAACTTACAGGCAGGGCATACGGCCCTGACCTGGCTGGGTATTGACTACTATTTGATATCAGGTGAATCATTCCTTCTCTGTTCCTTGTCAACAGCTTCCTTTACTGCtagagctgctgcttcagaagtgAAGCAAATTAAAAGCTTTGTTAGAAAATCTGTAGGTACTCTGTAGGACAATTATTCCTAAAGCTTTTTCCACTGTTGTGTAGTTAGACTGGATCTGCTATTTACGGTCCCACAATGCTCTTTACATACTGGAAGTAAACTGctccctgccacctcctccctAGCAGCACTGGAAAAAGATTCCTGGGTAGTATAGTGTACTTAAGTGTCAGTCACTCAACTACATTAAATCTGCTGTCTTTAAAACTTTCTCCCAACTCTTGTTcaaaggctctttttttttttttttaacctttctacTTGCACATTagagtatttatttatgtacttGGTTAAAAGCTAGCATCCTGTTCAGGCACTTCTTATCTAagcttctgtgtgtgtgttcagaaAATGATAGGACTCATGCTGCTCTAATAGATGTTGCATTATTGCTTTCCTTATCATGATTCTTGGCAGTGACAAGCAGTAAAAGCTTTACATGCTCATAAATTGCCCTGTAAGTGGTTGAACGCTGACAAGTGTGGATGGCTTTAGTAAATCAATGCTGGCATATGCTTTTGaaagtttcctttttaatcTGAATTAATCTGGAAGTCCCTGTAACACTGGAATGTCAAGTATTGACCCAGGCTTCTCTAAATAGAGAAGCTGAGTTAAGTTTAGTAACAATGGGGAGTCCTTTGCACttgtttccttgctttctgATGGGGActgcttctccctgctccctgtgctATTTGGagcctctgcctgctgcagtgagCTGCTGTACTGGAAGCAGGCTGCGGGTGCCCATTGTGGCTGTGGTTACTGCACCTCCATACCATGGTGCAGTCTGGGGAATAAGAACTTTGCCCTCAGCAAGTGTTAGTCCTTTGTTTAACTGGctaaaataactgtattttattatattatgtGTCTGTCATTCAAGGAAGGGAACTTTTTgagtttggttgttttttgttggtggtggagTTTTTTGAGCACCTGGGTCTTGGTATACAGGAGATGTACATGTAAGGTGTGCCATGGCCACTGGGGGAAAAATCCTGTTCAAGATACTCAAGGATATCTCGAGTTCCAACCCTCTCTTACCTCATCTGAATGTCTGCTTAGGTACCGAGCATCTGATTACCAGTTACTCAACAAACTTGTGTCTTTCACCTCTGCTTTCAGGCTATGGCCTGCCAGATGATATTGTGATAGAAAAGCAAGGGAAAGGAGACAACTTTGTTGACTGTACAGGAGCCAACGTAAAGATCTCCAATTTGAAGTTAATACAACATGATGCTGTGGAAGGGATTTTAAGTAAGTATAAAAGTATCTTGAACTTTTCGTGAATCTTTtataattttctattaaaattaaGTCAGGGATCCACTCTTACAATTTACTGGTTTTAACAAAATACTGTAGGAAAGAATCCTACGGATGTAAATGTTAAggcttcctttttgtttctttcccactTGCTTATAATGTGGACATCAAAATAACTTCTGTTGTTTGTACTTTCAGGTTGTTGTGGCTCTTAGgctttattcttatttttggaTAAGATAATTTGTCTTAATGTTTCGGCTGTTATGGCAGCCTGACTGACCACTGCAGAGcctctgccaggctgcctggaaaaggaaataatttctctttccaCAAAAGAACTCCCATGACAGTATTCACCTGTAGCTGAACCCAACCAGCTCTCCATTGAGGAATGGCATAGACTTTAGAAATAGTATAGACCTTTGTTTactaaaaacacatttgaacTGCCATTCAAATAATCCCAAGTTTTATCCAGTGAGTTTGGCCATGACcttctgtcttttcagaagGTGCTAATTAATACTTTGCCTTGAcagacatttatttgtttttaaatgttttaaaatgtttattaatacccatatatttgtatttaatatattattaattcaGAGGATTCTTAGGCGTATAGAAAAAAGAATCATTGTTGTCactttcaaacaaacaaacaaaaccacccaaaACTAAAACACTTCTAAGACAAATCTTTGACTATGGTTCCCTTACAGTTTTTCTGctgatattaggaaaaacagtGTGAGTTCCAACTACGCATGGGCAAATCAATAAAATTAACATAACGTATGATTAAAATGATCATTTTCTCACACTGTAGAAAACACTACAAGTCCATGTACCTGTAGGAGGGATTTGCCTTTGCGTAACCAATTCATTTAACAATATTTGTTGTCTGTGTATAGGTGTCCATCAGGGGAAAACTACTCTGGAGAATTGTGTGTTACAATGTGAAACTACAGGCATAACAGTGCGAACATCAGCTGAGCTGTTAATGAAAAACTCAGATCTGTATGGTGCCAAGGTACAAATGAATTCTTAACTCTGGCTAtttcctaaattaaaataaagggtTCTGGTTTGAAATAATACTTCAGTAAAGGGGTGGTTTCTGTCACTCTTAAGAGTACCTTTAAAAAGTGTCTTGGACAGCTTTGTGTTAATAGGTTTAAGAAATTGTTTACAGTGGTCTTGTGGCCTTCAATAGTATCTAGTGAAGTATCTTATGTTGATTTTTATGTGATGATATGAAAATGATACAGTTACAGGGGATATCTATGAAATAATGACTGCTGCCTTGCTGGACTTATTCTTGTCCTGCAATAcctttaatgtgatttttttgtttgttttccttgcacaTAAGTAATTTTCTAATTAAACCATGTATTTGGCAAATGAAATGCCCTTTTTGGACACCTTATCCATTGATTCTTACAGAATGATGATAAACACAGAATTGAACTCTGAATAGGGCACTTTGGAGAATGATGGGGCTTTGAGTGTTGGGGTGGATGACTAAAGATCAATAAAGCAGTGCAAAGTTGCGTGGTTACTCCTTGCCAGAGATTTTTATGGGCTGGTGGCAATAGTATTATTCATGGAGCCTCAACGTTCGTATTACTGCTCAAGTTAGTTCACAAAGCTGTGGAGCTGGGGTGGTAACGCAATTTTACCTTGTGCAGCTGGTGAATGAGCACAAAGATCCGTAATGGAGTTGTCAAGCCAAACTGTAAATGTGCCCcaaattatttatgttttgtgAACTGCAATCTGTTTTATCTTGTAGGGTGCTGGTGTGGAAATATATCCAGGGAGTACGTGCACCCTGTTAGACAATGGCATACATCACTGCAAGGAGGGAATACTTATAAAGGTCAGTTCAAAGCATAAtgcacttttttaaaattaaaaaataaatatatattcttctTAGCATTCAATTCTTATAGCTGTTAGAATTGATGCAATGACTGCTGTTTAAATTGGCTTATAAACTTGCTGCTTTGTGTGTCACGTCTAATGATGATGGTGCTTGTTGTTTGCCTTGGGTTGGTACACCAAAgcaatatatttgttttattccttaTCTGTCAGAAAGAAAATCCCTTTTGCACTGTCACTGGTATTGGCTAGCATGTTATTAGCCTATCCAGAGAACTGACTATCCAAAAGTGGAAAGGTTTGCATCCCTTTAGCTGGACATAACATGCTGGATGtctgtttctttgctgtagAACTTCTTAAATGAACGTTATGAGATCCCCAAGATAAGCATGGTCAATAACATGATCCATAATAATGAAGGATATGGTGTGGTCCTGGTTAAACCAACAATTGCGTCTGATGTAGAGGATGCTTCAGCAATGAAAGGTATTTTTCTGACTTCCTATAAGTAAATCGTAAAAACATTATATAGCATACCTATGTTTTTAGATTGCCTAATCCAtaattgaattttaaattttcttatgATCTGTAATTTGATTCATCTTAAATCTTCATCTTCAGCAAATTCCATTGTTCTGATAGTTATGGATTATAAACTTCAGACAAATCCTGTGAATGTCTATGCTCCATGTCATGTGGATGCTTACACTTTTAAAGTCCTTAGACATTTGATCTATGCTCCTGATGAACCAGAGCCTGTGTAACTCATGGGCTACCTGAGTCATACAGAAAGAAGAGTGTAATCAGCAAGAAAGCAGCTATAGCTTCTCTTATAGCTGTTCTGGTTCATAGTTctctgcagttttcttcctttgtacACTAGATCTGAGACATGGATTAGCCCAGTCTCCCAAcacagaaattgttttctgcagtaaatgaaatgttaacaactctatttctctttttatgtcTTAATCAAGGAGTGTCATGGTCTTAAGTGCAGTGTGTAAACCCACTGTAACTTTCTCTATTATCATTATCACTTGGCAGCCTGAAGTCATCACAAGAAGAAAACTCTTCTTTAAGTATCATATgctgtatttgaaatatatgGCTGACATTaaattgttttccagaaagTATGGGTGATGCAAATGTTAAGactgaagaaaacataattCCAGGAGTTTTAACTGATTTGGCTGTTTTGAGGATGACATTCTCATTGTTTCCTGACTTAGGGAATACACAGCCTACCTTGTCAGGTGATGGGAGAGCATGTGTAGAGGGCTTCAGACAAGAAGAACTACCTGAATGTGTGACTGATGAGTTGGAGCTTTATGAGCAAATTGAGACTTCTGAACAAACTGAAGGCAATTATGAAATTGCAAATGAACTTGGTGCTGCTTCTGTGAAGAAGAACCAGATGCACAAGAAAAGGCTGAGTAAACTGGGAATCACAGAAGCTGATGACAACTTAATGTCACAGGAAGTGTTTGTTTCTATTGTGGGCAATCAGTTCAAATGGAACGGGAAAGGGAGTTTTGGTACATTTCTCTTCTGACTGTCCTGCTCCTAGTGGCATTGCAATAAGAAATTTGCACAAGCTGTTATTTTCACTCCTGCTTTCCAAGGAGTTAACATGTTCTATCAGCCTTCCATAACATTACTAGAATGTGACAAATATTTATTGACAACGTATATATTGCATGTGGAAGCTTCACTTCTTTGCTGCAAGCATGGACAACATGGTAGAAAGCAGAACTCTGCTTGTCGACATACTTGTTCGTTGCTAGCTCTGATGAATTTTGTAGTATATTTATTTAACCTCTCttaaaaaatcttccaaaaaaaGGTTCACCATGGAAGAGTGGCTGACAAATGTACAGCAATAATTGGTACACCTGCCTCCATATGTTTGTAAAAGCACAACTAGTCTGCGGTGACTCCTATGAGAGACTGACTGAATTTGTATGTTGAACAGAAGCTAGTGAAATGTTATTATGAAATGTAGTAGTTAGCTGCCATGCTTTATACTTGAAGGATTTTTTAGGGAAGTTAGCATCTGGAAACTTAGCATCATTCAGTCAGCTTTGTGTGCCATCTGTTTACTTCCAACAGCAACCCCTGCCTATGCAACTTTTCCTTAGGGAAGACAGCATCAAAATAAACTATTAACATGAATAAGgagcaaacaaaacagctaTTTGTGACTGTTAGTTTTGTTCCTACTGTATATTTCTGTGCCTTATTCTACAATATTTAACACTGCTCTGCCTCTTGTAGCAGCAGAGGTattggaaataaatggaaaattaaaaatactttgcacTGAAATCTCATCAGCACACAGCTGTGGAACATTCTGCAAAACAAAGGCGTTTCAGTGTCTTACTGTTGTTCTAAGTCGTTTCTTGAAAGAAGACTTGAATGGACTGCCTGAATGAAGACTCTTCCTTTTCAGTGCCTCCTTGATCCTTAATTGCAAATCCAAATGCCTTATTACAAATTTTTATGCTGTCTTTGGTTATTGTAGATCAGTTTTTGAAGTGATATGTGGAAGTACATGTGAGAAGATACTCAAAAGTGGTGCAGGATGTCCTGTACAATATGGTATTAAGAAGGAGAAAGCATGTTGCCAGCAAATAGAATTCAGAATAGTTCCTGCAAGTAGCTTAGCAGGTATATACCTTCGCTGGAAATGCAGTGTGTTGCCTAAGGTGGATGTCAGTCATCTGCTCCAGGTTTTTCACTCCGTCTGTTTCTTAAACTACAGTGAGAATCAAAATTCACTTCAGTACATAGTTTGTGTGAGCAGAagatgtgaagaaaaagaagaaatgtatgttagaagcttttttttttttgttttgtttttttttttataaaccaTGGAACATTAATTGCAGCTTTCTTATCCCACTGCTTCTGGCTTTGTTCTGCTCAGGGCACACGACTTCAGGACTGCACTTTGAGTTTTAATGAGACTGAAAACCATGACAGTGTCTCCTCCTGCACAAACcagcaaatatttacattttagagACTCTAAAGAAATACTTGAGTCAGGTGAAAACCCACTGCTCAAGCTAGCGCTAGTATAATATCTTAGGCTATTCATCAAGTCACATGCCATGTTTAATGCTTTGATATTATGCCTTTATTTCCTGAGTGTAATACTAATTAAATAACTGGGCCTAAAACTgatgttgttgttcttttatctttttcaaaacCATGATTTTCCTTGAGTGAGCTGCCTTCATGATGTGTACacagtatttctttctcttgcaaTTCATCTTAaagctgtccttttttttttttttaaaaaaaaaaaaaagcttatctacctttttaaaattcagttttaagtCAGGGAAGGTACAAGTTAAAATAttcatcttctgctttcagtACTGCAACTAGTTTGCCTGTGCCAGAGGCTGATGTTGATTTTGTTATGCAGGTTGTCAGAAGCTGAAGGATCAAAATGTGAAAAGATGAGTCTGCTAATAAAACTTTGAGCCACTTCCTTTGTGCAGCAATTATGAAATTGTAGCTTGGTTCTTGATGATACTTGAACCTTGAAGGACAAAAGTGAATGGAgtcttttcctctctgtggaATTTGGCTTTTCAGTCATGTATGTCACTTATAAATGTAGGcttctttattttgcagttcTGAAATGGCAAAGGAGATATGTTTAAATATGAAGGAAAGAACTGAAGGAACTGTTGACCAAAACAAGATATGTGCTCATCTTAGTATTGCATTTTGCTGTAGGttatgtttgcattttctgctctgtgtaaatattttccttatctttttccttgaagttcttattttttaaatttattaaatgtttCTTAAAGGTATTTGATGCTACAGTGATGACTAATAATCTTTTCTCTGGGAATGTTCCCTGCCTCCTAAATTAGAAACTAATTCCTGAATGTGTTCTAGCACAGCTGTCAAAGAAagctaatgaaaatatttagtttcAAGAAATGCTTAAGCAGCTGCAAAATCACTTGCAGGATATTCCCCAGCCCGTGTGTATAGCCTGTTCTTAGACTTGCCATGTTTTGCCCTTAATGTGTGATGTAGTTTATCCTATGGCTTGTCTGGGACACTAACAATCCAGCTTATTCTTTGTCTGGCCTTTCCACTATTTATTCTCTTGGCAACTTTGAGCTTTGTCTTTAAcctttttcctgtctctttaTTGTTGCTGAGCAGCACAAAGCCAAGGATTCAGGTTTTTTTAGCAGGATCACATAGGTAAAATCACTTCACTTCCTTTCCAATTTTAAAACCTACCAATGGCTACTTCCATACAGATCTGAGATACTAAGATGTGTTGCTCAGTTCTTATAGCTGTATAATTGTACTATACAGATGCTACAACACTTTAATCAAGAAATCTTGTGTTCTCAAAGTTGTAATGATGAGATTTATATTCCACAAATCATGTTGTATTggtatttcatttaattatgaGGCCCATATCATTGTTACTTCAATGCTTGCTGTAAGGCTGGCAGGCTTATAGTTGTCCAGGTTATTCATTTGatttgcaaacagaaacaaagcctGACAGTActaggacttttttttcctccctttggaATTTGCAGTTATTCCAAATCTACATCCTAGATCTGGAAAAatgctacacacacacacacacacagagcttaatgaaaataactcaaaaaaaaaaagtttctgcatAACTTCTCCTGATGTGACTTGATTAGAGGAGCAATCAATGCTGCAAGGTGCCTGTTTCTTATTGCAAGGTAAGGGAGAGCTGAAATAAGTCTAGCCTTTTttatatggaaataaataatgatGTCTATATATGTTGTCAAAATGATAATTCTACATTGCAACAGGCTTGTTAGCAGCACTATGTTGttatgtcagattttttttttcttccggTGCCAAGGAATTTTGTCAGCTGGCTGGAAGCTTTTTAAGGCAACATTTTGCCTCATTTACTGATGtgtagtgtcttttttttccctgcaagcaTAAAATCTGTTGGAAACATACAAACACTGGGGATTAAAATGGAAACTGATCTGAAACTGGTAGGTTCATCTTTTATAGGCCAGACATGATTTCTGCATGGTGCAATTTGAAACAGTGTGATGCGGGGCtcttctttttgtctgtttactgataaaatgaaagcataattttcagaatttctgaGAAGGAGGAATTTTCaacatctttgttttaaaactgctttagaacaaacaaacaaataaaaaatggtaaTATAAATCATTTGTTAATATGATGGTGGCAGTAAGTGGAGTTGAAAGATCTGTATTTTGACATATTATTTTTGATGTGAGCGTTCTGGGTTATCCATCTATTTTCTAAATGATCTGCCTTGTTTTTAAGGGTGGATTATGGATTCTTAAaaactttttgctttatttggaAGTCAACTTTTTAGAGTGATATCTAACCTAGTTAAGGGAGGATCAAGAGTTATACAAGTAATAAAGGTATTGATCAACACCAAGGAAGGTAAGGAGGGCAGGAGTTAGCTGAGCCTATTCTTGTACCAGTCAGTAATTATGTGTCTTCTGCGTCTAGAAACCAGCAGCACATCCCATCCTATCTTTGTTTCTAGTTAGCTGTGAGTGTAGTGATGTGAGAAGGAATTTTATAGACTGCACTTGTTGCAAAGACTTACAAAACCTTGAAAGTCTGAGCTAAGGGCTGAGGAGCTGGTGTAATAAATGGTCTGCCTGGATGATCCCTTGTGAGTTCCACTCTCTATAAGCAGCAGTTGGTGACAGCCTGGATGTAAGAAGGTTTCCTTAGCAGATGACTGAGGGTGATCAAATCTGCTATTACAGCTTCTGGTGACTTGCCTGGTGGAGTTTAGTCTTACTTTCCAGTGTACCTATAGCCAGGgtagctgcagcagctgagcaacCAACTGCTTTAATAGCTGGTGCCCTGTGTTGGTCCTGTTAGTTCACATTCGTATGTGAGCTAGCAGTTTTAAAGCTACAGATGTGCTCTGTGGGTAGATGTAAAAATGACACTGTAAACAGGTGTAATTGTTGCCATTGAAAGTAGTACACCTGCATCTGCTAAGGCAAGatctgcaaaaaatattttgtgtaggCATCTTAGTTCAATGTGGCTTGAAAGCGTGCTTTTAATAGTACCCCTTTGACTCCACGGAgttgaaggggttggaagggacctcgaaaggTCATTGGGTCCAACCTTCAATCTTcctctttcattaaaaatcttATTCAGAGTACAACAACTATCACAATTTGGGATTTTTGTAATAGAAAG from Anas acuta chromosome 10, bAnaAcu1.1, whole genome shotgun sequence includes the following:
- the SHCBP1 gene encoding SHC SH2 domain-binding protein 1 isoform X1; the encoded protein is MYQLQEDEDISSDYGSRDKPGTALGRTVPDGNALLPDIFHTDRLLFYERFKAYQDYILADCKASEVKGFIAEYLEKVLEPSGWQAVWRTNVFEVVVEVVDVEYWALKAVVRLSEPFLCEAQVSTFTLECMQELLELKERQIPLRELWVVYDESGEFDQTALAVEHVRFFYQHIWRSWDEEEEDDLDYFVRCVEPRLRLHYDILEHRVPSGLVADYQNYLSQGEELYRKFLDVRNSISSSDSDSEVENVSMVEGLQLYEKIEHLKQKLKLIENPLLRYVFGYQKYSGLQAKGRRPTGTKITHVVSSTMMAGLLQSLIRDKLCPESCGEELEIQFHNDPLAAVSACYEGDTVIICPGHYVVDGVFCIADSVELEGYGLPDDIVIEKQGKGDNFVDCTGANVKISNLKLIQHDAVEGILSVHQGKTTLENCVLQCETTGITVRTSAELLMKNSDLYGAKGAGVEIYPGSTCTLLDNGIHHCKEGILIKNFLNERYEIPKISMVNNMIHNNEGYGVVLVKPTIASDVEDASAMKESMGDANVKTEENIIPGVLTDLAVLRMTFSLFPDLGNTQPTLSGDGRACVEGFRQEELPECVTDELELYEQIETSEQTEGNYEIANELGAASVKKNQMHKKRLSKLGITEADDNLMSQEVFVSIVGNQFKWNGKGSFGTFLF